A genomic region of Deinococcus sp. KSM4-11 contains the following coding sequences:
- a CDS encoding DUF4129 domain-containing protein — translation MSLPAATDPARSGSDPAQWRPYGLALLPLCLAGLLPSVQVALLCGVYALGVRSAEWVHGRLLLGVLVVAGGSALQAGSVLHGSQSELIGLAASALLGLIAVILLHLGATRIEAGHRSGLLVPLGLGLLAPQALLLPALAGGALARPTEDDRPAAWHVAPGAAAWRWPVMGLLGVTLLMALLPRGPSVWAMVTRHLEPVPTAGAPVQVPPPAAEPVLDRPRTTLNPSVAQTPLQITLDHSMLPLELVLMAAVGLGISLLWRARPRAVGVPPTLVERLMAIGLIVGGLVGLGAALLLSISSGGGGGAVGSVAVRGGSALGSQVPSLNVPVRTLDLSLLMNVMVAVSVLLLAGLTVAAFLARRDEAPDDLPELSLEDAAESLEPGRPAAPLHRVRRAWRAAEAALEATGRSRLPAESPLSYAARLGRDAPLLRAPLAALARVYAPVRYGAQVSETGAGTAERALTELRVIIPTLPPPRPADAKGTP, via the coding sequence TTGAGCCTTCCGGCCGCCACTGATCCGGCGCGGTCGGGTTCAGATCCGGCCCAGTGGAGGCCGTACGGTCTGGCGCTGCTGCCCCTGTGTCTTGCGGGCCTGCTGCCCTCAGTGCAGGTGGCGCTGTTGTGTGGCGTGTACGCGCTCGGTGTCCGCTCGGCCGAGTGGGTGCACGGCCGCCTGCTGCTGGGCGTGCTTGTGGTGGCGGGTGGGTCGGCGCTACAGGCCGGCTCGGTGCTGCACGGCAGCCAGAGCGAACTGATCGGCCTCGCGGCCTCGGCCCTGCTGGGTCTGATCGCGGTGATCCTCCTGCACCTGGGCGCCACCCGGATCGAGGCCGGGCACCGGTCGGGCCTGCTCGTGCCGCTCGGGCTGGGGCTGCTGGCCCCGCAGGCGCTGCTGCTGCCCGCGCTGGCCGGCGGCGCGCTGGCCCGGCCCACCGAGGATGACCGGCCCGCCGCGTGGCATGTCGCGCCGGGCGCGGCCGCGTGGCGCTGGCCGGTAATGGGACTGCTAGGGGTCACGCTGCTCATGGCCCTCCTGCCCCGCGGTCCGTCCGTCTGGGCCATGGTGACCCGGCATCTCGAGCCAGTGCCCACGGCGGGAGCGCCAGTGCAGGTGCCTCCTCCTGCGGCTGAACCCGTTCTGGATCGGCCCCGCACGACGCTGAACCCGTCGGTGGCGCAGACGCCCCTCCAGATCACCCTGGATCACTCGATGCTGCCGCTGGAACTGGTGTTGATGGCCGCCGTCGGCCTGGGCATCTCGCTGCTGTGGCGGGCCCGTCCGCGCGCGGTGGGGGTTCCCCCGACCCTGGTCGAGCGGCTGATGGCCATCGGCCTCATCGTTGGCGGGCTGGTCGGCCTGGGCGCGGCCCTGTTGCTGTCCATCTCCTCTGGGGGGGGTGGCGGGGCCGTTGGCAGTGTCGCCGTACGCGGAGGGTCGGCGTTGGGAAGCCAGGTGCCTTCCCTGAACGTGCCGGTTCGCACGCTCGACCTCAGCCTGCTGATGAATGTGATGGTCGCGGTCAGTGTGCTGCTGCTCGCGGGTCTGACGGTGGCCGCTTTTCTCGCACGTCGGGACGAAGCACCGGACGACCTGCCGGAGCTGTCGCTGGAGGACGCGGCGGAGTCCCTGGAGCCGGGTCGTCCGGCGGCGCCGCTGCACCGCGTGCGCCGGGCGTGGCGGGCGGCGGAGGCGGCGCTGGAGGCCACCGGCCGCTCGCGTCTGCCCGCCGAGTCACCCCTCTCGTACGCGGCGCGGCTGGGCCGCGATGCCCCGCTGCTGCGCGCTCCGCTGGCCGCGCTCGCCCGCGTGTATGCTCCCGTGCGCTACGGTGCGCAGGTCTCGGAGACCGGGGCCGGCACCGCCGAACGCGCCCTGACCGAGCTGCGCGTGATCATTCCCACCCTGCCCCCGCCCCGCCCGGCGGACGCCAAAGGAACGCCATGA
- a CDS encoding MoxR family ATPase gives MTMTRPDLLHTVPPFAARVLENVARVLVGKEDVTRLCLAGVLAGGHLLLEDAPGTGKTMLARALARSLGLDFARVQFTPDLLPSDVTGVSVYRPATGEFEFVPGPIFTGVLLADEINRATPRTQSALLEAMGEGQVTESGVTRPLRAPFVVIATQNPIEHEGTYRLPEAQLDRFLLRTSVGYPTPEEEVKMLARLRTEHPITTLEAVATPDDLLGAQGQVRAVHVAEDLQWYLSSLCARTRRHPMVVLGAGPRASLALQGVAQALAWLDGRTFVIPDDIQLAAPAVLAHRLTLKIEARLQGTPPESIVTEVLRAVPVPVEESVIGQDPARAVPAEELPRP, from the coding sequence ATGACCATGACCCGCCCTGACCTGCTCCACACGGTTCCGCCCTTCGCTGCCCGCGTGCTGGAGAATGTCGCCCGCGTGCTGGTCGGCAAGGAAGACGTGACGCGGCTGTGCCTCGCGGGCGTGCTCGCGGGTGGGCACCTGCTGCTGGAGGACGCCCCTGGCACCGGCAAGACCATGCTGGCCCGCGCCCTGGCCCGCAGCCTGGGCCTGGACTTCGCGCGCGTGCAGTTCACGCCGGATCTGCTGCCCAGCGACGTGACCGGCGTCAGCGTGTACCGGCCCGCCACGGGCGAGTTCGAGTTCGTGCCCGGCCCGATCTTCACCGGCGTCCTGCTGGCCGACGAGATCAACCGCGCCACGCCGCGCACGCAGTCCGCGCTGCTGGAAGCCATGGGGGAAGGGCAGGTCACGGAGTCCGGCGTGACCCGGCCCCTGCGCGCACCATTCGTGGTGATCGCCACGCAGAATCCCATCGAGCACGAGGGCACGTACCGCCTGCCGGAAGCGCAACTCGACCGCTTCCTGCTCCGAACCAGCGTGGGCTATCCGACCCCCGAGGAGGAGGTGAAGATGCTCGCGCGGCTCCGCACCGAGCACCCGATCACCACCCTGGAGGCGGTCGCCACGCCGGACGACCTGCTCGGCGCGCAGGGGCAGGTGCGGGCGGTTCACGTTGCGGAAGACCTCCAGTGGTACCTCTCGTCGCTGTGCGCGCGAACCCGCCGGCATCCGATGGTGGTGCTCGGAGCCGGTCCGCGCGCCAGTCTGGCGTTGCAGGGCGTCGCGCAGGCCCTCGCGTGGCTGGATGGCCGGACGTTCGTTATCCCGGACGACATTCAACTGGCCGCGCCCGCCGTGCTCGCCCACCGTCTGACCCTCAAGATCGAGGCCCGCCTGCAGGGCACCCCGCCGGAAAGCATCGTGACCGAGGTGCTGCGCGCGGTGCCGGTGCCCGTCGAGGAGAGCGTGATCGGCCAGGATCCGGCCCGCGCTGTCCCGGCTGAGGAGCTCCCCAGGCCATGA
- a CDS encoding DUF58 domain-containing protein — protein sequence MTTLLVWLVVIVLLTAVVWLAYSVPPGVTLSRDLPDRAFQGSRVPLGVRVELHTRLPLRFALDDPTPRTVVPDMPVTLVGAGMGTVAVDFHTTLDLNRRGVHAWPGATLRWADPLGLFWHAMPVPAPQGLLVYPGTHGLVLPDLLRPLLSEGGLSRRLGLDDPLSLRGVREYVSGDPPGRVHWKLSARTGTLTVREPERTAASSVTIYLDTGAGGDVYLESAVRLAASLVQEALAMTLPVSVALPGSASPAGTTPDAVQGALRLLARAALNPGDPVIPHTRAGGNLFILTARPRPALIEQAMHARAHASRVVIVALPEGFYLEPGETPRRQWAGLPDMVRDLERQAGALAGAGILVYVLRGNQSVLNLGA from the coding sequence ATGACCACGCTGTTGGTCTGGCTGGTCGTGATCGTGCTCCTGACCGCCGTGGTGTGGCTGGCCTACAGCGTGCCGCCGGGTGTGACGCTCAGCCGCGACCTGCCGGACCGGGCCTTCCAGGGCAGCCGCGTGCCACTGGGGGTGCGGGTGGAACTGCACACGCGTCTGCCGCTGCGCTTCGCGCTGGACGATCCCACCCCCCGCACCGTGGTGCCGGACATGCCCGTCACGCTGGTCGGCGCGGGGATGGGCACGGTCGCGGTGGACTTCCACACGACCCTCGACCTGAACCGCCGAGGCGTCCATGCCTGGCCGGGCGCCACGCTGCGCTGGGCAGATCCGCTCGGCCTGTTCTGGCACGCCATGCCCGTGCCGGCCCCGCAGGGCCTGCTGGTCTATCCCGGCACGCACGGCCTCGTGCTGCCAGACCTGCTGCGCCCCCTGCTCAGCGAGGGCGGCCTGAGCCGCCGCCTGGGGCTCGACGATCCCCTGAGCCTGCGCGGCGTGCGCGAGTACGTCAGCGGCGACCCGCCGGGCCGCGTGCACTGGAAACTCAGCGCCCGCACCGGCACCCTCACCGTGCGCGAACCGGAACGCACTGCCGCGAGTTCCGTGACCATCTACCTCGACACCGGCGCGGGCGGCGACGTCTACCTGGAGAGCGCCGTGCGCCTGGCCGCGAGCCTGGTGCAGGAAGCGCTTGCCATGACCCTACCCGTGTCCGTGGCCCTGCCCGGCAGCGCGTCTCCGGCGGGCACCACCCCGGACGCTGTGCAGGGCGCCCTGCGGCTGCTGGCCCGCGCGGCCCTGAATCCCGGTGATCCGGTCATCCCGCACACGCGCGCGGGCGGCAACCTGTTCATCCTGACCGCCCGCCCGCGCCCGGCCCTGATCGAGCAGGCCATGCATGCCCGCGCCCACGCGAGCCGCGTGGTGATTGTGGCCCTGCCGGAGGGCTTCTATCTGGAACCCGGCGAGACGCCCCGCCGGCAGTGGGCGGGCCTGCCGGACATGGTGCGCGACCTGGAGCGTCAGGCCGGCGCGCTGGCCGGGGCGGGCATCTTGGTGTATGTGCTGCGCGGCAACCAGAGCGTGCTGAACCTCGGCGCCTGA
- a CDS encoding M-like protein, with product MTHDDDKRPSDQQVSDHQVSNVDLQFMGRTDQQGELDATVDAESKAPGEYKERGMDKQDVAVAQSMDASDPPSTNMGEDDADK from the coding sequence ATGACCCACGACGACGACAAGCGCCCCAGCGACCAGCAGGTCAGCGACCATCAGGTCAGCAACGTCGATCTGCAGTTCATGGGCCGGACGGATCAGCAGGGCGAACTCGACGCGACCGTGGATGCCGAGAGCAAGGCGCCGGGCGAATACAAGGAACGCGGCATGGACAAACAGGACGTGGCTGTCGCCCAGAGCATGGACGCCAGCGATCCCCCCAGCACGAACATGGGCGAGGACGACGCGGACAAGTAA
- a CDS encoding lipid-A-disaccharide synthase-related protein — MSAAASAPRPAALFVSNGTAEDLIGARLAQQLGSGWDVRYSPLVGAGEAYARVGARRVGRVLTLPSGGFPFGSVENLRADLRAGLIRDSLGQWTDAVRGARQAGAVVVVGDAYALMVGSLAARWAGVPLVHVQPLLSAHYLEGLGLRGALRELNALGANRPMEYELALARRADAVFVRDAVTARYFTERGAPARFAGSFAMDVLPAPERALPDLDGRPVLALLPGSRGDHRESLPLMLRAAAHLPDVQALAAWPHSWEDVTLPDAWRLHVEDDGTAHAEEEGQSVTLLRGAFGAVARAADVAVGTAGTANEQLAGLGVPVVAFATGGPQFTPGFARRQGRLLGAALTVVPADPNAVASEVRALLTDGRRRARAARAGLERIGPGGALPVIAAEVSRLALGERAG; from the coding sequence GTGTCCGCCGCTGCGTCCGCTCCTCGCCCCGCCGCCCTGTTCGTCTCGAACGGGACGGCCGAAGACCTGATCGGGGCGCGCCTGGCCCAGCAGCTCGGAAGCGGCTGGGACGTTCGCTACTCTCCGCTGGTCGGCGCTGGAGAGGCGTACGCGCGGGTCGGCGCACGCCGGGTCGGGCGGGTGCTGACCCTGCCGAGCGGCGGGTTTCCCTTCGGGAGCGTGGAGAACCTGCGCGCAGATCTCAGGGCTGGACTGATCCGGGATTCGCTCGGCCAGTGGACGGACGCCGTGCGCGGTGCCCGGCAGGCGGGCGCAGTGGTCGTCGTGGGCGACGCGTATGCCCTGATGGTGGGCAGTCTCGCCGCGCGGTGGGCCGGAGTGCCCCTGGTTCACGTGCAGCCGCTCCTCAGCGCGCACTACCTGGAGGGCCTCGGCCTGCGCGGGGCGCTGCGGGAACTCAACGCCCTGGGCGCAAACCGCCCCATGGAGTATGAACTCGCGCTGGCCCGCCGGGCGGACGCCGTGTTCGTGAGGGACGCGGTGACCGCCCGGTATTTCACGGAGAGGGGTGCACCGGCCCGGTTTGCCGGGAGTTTTGCGATGGACGTCCTTCCGGCCCCAGAACGCGCCCTGCCCGACCTGGATGGCCGTCCGGTGCTGGCACTGCTGCCCGGGTCGCGCGGGGATCACCGGGAGAGTCTGCCGCTCATGTTGCGCGCGGCTGCGCACCTGCCGGACGTGCAGGCGCTGGCCGCGTGGCCGCACTCCTGGGAGGACGTGACCCTTCCCGACGCCTGGAGGCTGCACGTTGAGGATGACGGGACAGCCCACGCCGAGGAAGAGGGCCAGTCGGTAACCCTGCTGCGCGGCGCGTTCGGTGCCGTGGCCCGCGCGGCGGACGTCGCAGTGGGCACGGCGGGCACCGCGAACGAGCAGCTGGCCGGGCTGGGTGTGCCAGTCGTGGCCTTTGCCACCGGTGGTCCCCAGTTCACGCCAGGGTTTGCACGCCGTCAGGGTCGCCTGCTGGGCGCGGCCCTGACAGTCGTACCCGCCGATCCGAACGCCGTCGCAAGCGAGGTGAGGGCGCTGTTGACCGACGGACGGCGGCGGGCCAGGGCAGCGCGGGCTGGCCTGGAACGGATCGGGCCGGGCGGCGCGCTGCCGGTGATCGCGGCAGAAGTCAGCCGGCTCGCTCTGGGGGAACGGGCCGGCTGA
- a CDS encoding carbohydrate ABC transporter permease — MNLQRTNPTLFYLQRAAFYILVIAITFYLLFPFVWAVITSFSKGANLFLTPGAFLVAPKTFDNYIQVFNNPAFQRGLLYSVIAAVGAVAISILFGSFAAYALGRFRFAGKQAVLYLILAVSVFPQIAVLGGLFTLIRSVGVFNNPLALIFSYLIFTIPFTVWVLTSFVRDIPGELEEAALVDGASPLQTLFLVLFPVMMPALVTTGLLAFINCWNEYLFALTFTSSNRTVPVVIANYSGASQYDQPWGPIMAASIVVTVPLIILVLVFQRNIVSGLTAGAVKG, encoded by the coding sequence ATGAACCTGCAACGCACCAATCCCACCCTGTTCTACCTCCAGCGGGCCGCCTTCTACATTCTGGTCATCGCGATCACCTTCTATCTGCTGTTTCCGTTCGTGTGGGCGGTCATCACGTCGTTCAGCAAGGGCGCCAACCTGTTCCTCACACCAGGGGCGTTCTTGGTCGCGCCCAAGACCTTCGACAATTACATTCAGGTGTTCAACAATCCCGCTTTCCAGCGTGGCCTGCTGTACAGCGTGATTGCAGCGGTGGGCGCTGTGGCAATCAGTATCCTGTTCGGGTCGTTCGCCGCGTATGCGCTGGGCCGCTTCCGCTTCGCGGGCAAGCAGGCGGTGCTGTACCTCATCCTGGCCGTCAGTGTGTTCCCGCAAATTGCCGTGCTGGGCGGCCTGTTCACCCTGATTCGCTCGGTTGGGGTTTTCAACAACCCGCTGGCACTGATCTTCTCGTACCTGATCTTCACCATTCCGTTCACCGTCTGGGTGCTGACATCCTTCGTGCGTGACATTCCTGGCGAACTGGAGGAAGCCGCGCTGGTGGATGGTGCAAGCCCCCTCCAGACGCTGTTCCTGGTGCTCTTCCCGGTCATGATGCCCGCGCTGGTCACGACTGGCCTGCTGGCGTTCATCAACTGCTGGAACGAGTACCTGTTCGCCCTGACCTTCACGAGTTCCAACCGCACGGTGCCGGTCGTGATCGCCAACTATTCCGGCGCGTCGCAGTACGACCAGCCGTGGGGGCCGATCATGGCGGCGAGCATCGTTGTGACGGTGCCGCTGATCATCTTGGTGCTGGTCTTCCAGCGCAACATCGTGTCCGGCCTGACTGCCGGGGCCGTCAAGGGCTGA
- a CDS encoding carbohydrate ABC transporter permease — protein MTTNATTEPRKVVKTRGIEAARARQALWLLLPTLIAIAIVAGYPLWRTIFFAFKDANLTSPETATNVGFHNFWFTTEDGIGIGFLQDPKWWQAVKNTMLFTVVSVFLETVFGMIIALVVNGSFKGRAFLRTAMLVPWAIPTVVSAQMWAYMYNDSFGLIGRGLLGGQALLAEPDKAIWALIAVDVWKTTSFMALLILAGLQSLPSDMYEAADMDGASKWTQFWRMTLPLLRPALLVALVFRSLDALRVFDIMYVMLGPVNAASTSMTGYARLTLIDNSLLGMGSAVAVAIFLIIMVIVIIYVTAFRVKFD, from the coding sequence ATGACCACGAACGCCACCACCGAGCCCCGCAAGGTGGTCAAGACGCGGGGCATTGAGGCCGCCCGCGCCCGTCAGGCCCTGTGGCTGCTCCTGCCGACCCTGATCGCGATCGCTATCGTCGCCGGGTATCCGCTGTGGCGCACCATCTTCTTCGCGTTCAAAGATGCGAACCTTACCTCGCCTGAAACCGCGACGAACGTGGGATTCCACAACTTCTGGTTTACCACCGAGGACGGCATCGGCATTGGGTTCCTGCAAGATCCCAAATGGTGGCAGGCCGTGAAGAACACCATGCTGTTCACGGTCGTGTCGGTGTTCCTGGAGACGGTGTTTGGGATGATTATCGCGCTGGTCGTGAACGGCAGCTTCAAGGGCCGGGCGTTCCTGCGGACGGCCATGCTGGTGCCCTGGGCGATTCCCACGGTCGTGTCCGCGCAGATGTGGGCGTACATGTACAACGATTCCTTTGGTCTGATCGGGCGCGGGCTGTTGGGCGGGCAGGCGCTACTGGCCGAACCGGACAAGGCCATCTGGGCGTTGATCGCTGTGGATGTCTGGAAGACCACGTCCTTCATGGCCCTGCTGATCCTGGCGGGATTGCAGAGCCTTCCCAGCGATATGTACGAGGCGGCTGACATGGACGGCGCGAGCAAGTGGACGCAATTCTGGAGGATGACACTGCCGCTGTTGCGCCCTGCGCTGCTGGTCGCGTTGGTCTTCCGCTCGCTGGATGCGCTGCGCGTGTTCGACATCATGTACGTCATGCTCGGCCCGGTGAACGCTGCGAGTACCTCCATGACCGGCTACGCCCGTCTGACCTTGATCGACAACTCGCTGCTGGGCATGGGTAGCGCCGTCGCTGTGGCAATCTTCCTGATTATCATGGTGATCGTCATCATCTACGTGACCGCGTTCCGCGTGAAGTTCGACTGA
- a CDS encoding ABC transporter substrate-binding protein has product MKKAIALITLTAAIASTSHAGAVTLTIACGAVGQELELCKAGAARWAAKTGNEVKVFESPNLTNDRLALYQQQLAAKSSDIDVYQLDVVWPGLLAQHFVDLKGKVPAAEVNAHFKGIIEANTVDGKLVALPWFTDAGLLYYRTDLLKKYGYTAAPKTWAEMATMAKKIQDGEQKTNKAFAGFVWQGKNYEGLTCDAMEWLVSFGGGTIVDSSGKITINNAKAAQALDTAASWVKTISPQGVTTYGEEEARGIFQSGNAAFMRNWPYAWALGQGTDSKVKGMIGVAPLPSGGARNAATLGGWQLGVSTYSKNQTAAIELVRYLAGPAEQKIRAIEGSYNPTITTLYKDKDVLKANPFFGSLYDVFTSAAARPSGPTKGKYNQVSQAFSSAVSDVLTGKSKGQAAVASLATNLARIKGSGW; this is encoded by the coding sequence ATGAAGAAAGCCATTGCTCTCATTACGCTCACCGCTGCCATCGCCTCAACCAGCCATGCTGGTGCCGTCACACTGACCATCGCGTGTGGGGCCGTAGGCCAGGAACTGGAACTGTGCAAGGCGGGCGCTGCCCGCTGGGCCGCCAAGACCGGCAACGAAGTCAAGGTCTTCGAGAGCCCTAACCTCACCAATGACCGCCTCGCCCTGTACCAGCAGCAGCTGGCTGCCAAGAGCAGTGACATTGACGTGTACCAGCTCGACGTCGTCTGGCCCGGCCTGCTCGCCCAGCACTTCGTCGACCTGAAGGGCAAAGTGCCCGCCGCTGAAGTGAACGCGCACTTCAAGGGCATTATCGAAGCCAACACGGTCGACGGCAAACTTGTCGCGCTGCCGTGGTTCACGGACGCCGGCCTGCTGTACTACCGCACGGATCTGCTGAAGAAGTACGGCTACACCGCCGCCCCCAAGACCTGGGCCGAAATGGCGACCATGGCCAAGAAGATCCAGGACGGCGAGCAGAAAACCAACAAGGCCTTCGCGGGCTTCGTGTGGCAGGGCAAAAACTACGAAGGCCTAACCTGCGACGCCATGGAATGGCTGGTCTCCTTCGGCGGCGGCACCATCGTCGATTCGTCCGGCAAGATCACCATCAACAATGCCAAGGCCGCCCAGGCCCTGGACACCGCAGCCAGCTGGGTCAAGACCATCAGCCCCCAGGGCGTGACCACCTACGGTGAAGAAGAAGCCCGTGGCATCTTCCAGTCCGGCAATGCGGCCTTCATGCGCAACTGGCCCTACGCCTGGGCTCTCGGCCAGGGCACGGATTCCAAGGTCAAGGGCATGATCGGCGTAGCCCCCCTGCCCTCCGGTGGCGCACGTAACGCGGCGACCCTCGGCGGCTGGCAGCTCGGTGTCAGCACCTACTCCAAGAACCAGACGGCCGCGATCGAACTCGTGCGCTACCTGGCTGGCCCCGCCGAGCAGAAGATCCGCGCGATCGAGGGCTCGTACAACCCCACCATCACTACGCTGTATAAGGACAAGGATGTCCTGAAGGCCAACCCCTTCTTCGGCAGCCTGTACGACGTGTTCACTTCGGCCGCCGCGCGTCCTTCCGGCCCCACCAAAGGCAAGTACAACCAGGTCTCGCAGGCCTTCAGCTCCGCCGTCAGCGACGTGCTGACCGGCAAGAGCAAGGGCCAGGCGGCCGTGGCCTCGCTCGCCACGAACCTCGCCCGCATCAAAGGCAGCGGCTGGTAA
- a CDS encoding helix-turn-helix domain-containing protein, producing the protein MTSGGQDAASPVGVLPPPGPSCVHLPLEVTPQELARYAVGLANARGGTVLVGVDVVGSENGIGRDAGELHPLMVTHAIFELSGGRLTVNVQHHRLAGGARVLAVFVPQAPYVLAAPDGSVIAWDGAHLVPVTPPGAEPVADHDYTAVVPPDASLADLDPAEVARLRGLGRRTQATGLPDLEFLQELGLLVPSGGALRPTLAAILLAGTPAALRAHVPQAEVCYYHHAGVGVDFHFREDLLRPIPALLTRLAELIQARNRFTPVQVGLFRIEVWDQDEAVYREALLNALTHREYRLRDVVHVHHHPDRLEILNPGGLPGGITPGNILRHQPKRRNPLLAEVLARLGLVERAGVGVDTMYSLMLRHGKEPPEYTTYPDAVTLILHSPGFDAEFVRFVARKQEEMQTLSLDMLIVLSVLAREGEAKRDALARALQLPEDRTPRLLRSMEEHGLIARSGVGRGISYALGVDVQRALNRSVAEPTQPALSPPADQAGEHDPAHSVPMVPSGASGRQKAQNVATGRHEGAGPSRAEVRAIALALARERGRVRNVDLRDACGLNTQQAWRMLRGLVKDGLLRKLGTGTRDAAYEQI; encoded by the coding sequence GTGACAAGTGGTGGCCAGGACGCGGCTTCTCCGGTCGGGGTGCTGCCCCCGCCCGGCCCGTCCTGCGTGCACCTGCCGCTGGAGGTCACGCCGCAGGAGCTGGCCCGCTATGCCGTGGGGCTGGCGAACGCGCGCGGCGGCACCGTGCTGGTCGGCGTGGACGTGGTGGGCAGCGAGAACGGTATCGGTCGGGATGCGGGGGAACTGCACCCGCTGATGGTCACGCATGCGATCTTCGAACTGTCCGGAGGACGGCTGACTGTGAACGTGCAGCACCACCGGCTGGCCGGCGGGGCGCGGGTGCTGGCGGTATTCGTGCCGCAGGCACCGTACGTGCTGGCCGCGCCAGACGGTTCCGTGATCGCCTGGGACGGCGCGCATCTGGTGCCGGTCACGCCGCCAGGGGCCGAGCCGGTGGCCGATCATGACTACACGGCCGTGGTACCCCCGGATGCCTCGCTGGCCGACCTCGATCCGGCCGAGGTGGCCCGCCTGCGGGGCCTGGGACGTCGGACGCAGGCGACCGGCCTGCCCGACCTGGAATTCCTGCAGGAACTGGGCCTGCTGGTGCCGAGCGGCGGGGCGCTGCGGCCCACGCTGGCGGCCATCCTGCTCGCCGGCACCCCGGCGGCGCTGCGGGCCCACGTGCCGCAGGCGGAGGTGTGCTACTACCACCACGCGGGCGTGGGCGTGGACTTCCACTTCCGGGAGGATCTGCTGCGGCCGATTCCGGCGCTGCTCACGCGGCTGGCCGAGCTGATCCAGGCCCGCAACCGCTTCACGCCGGTGCAGGTGGGGCTGTTCCGGATCGAGGTGTGGGATCAGGACGAGGCCGTGTACCGTGAAGCGCTGCTGAATGCCCTGACGCACCGCGAGTACCGCCTGCGGGACGTGGTGCACGTGCACCACCACCCGGACCGTCTGGAAATCCTGAATCCGGGCGGCCTGCCCGGGGGGATCACGCCGGGCAACATCCTGCGGCACCAGCCCAAACGCCGCAATCCGCTGCTGGCCGAGGTGCTCGCGCGCCTGGGGCTGGTCGAGCGGGCGGGCGTGGGCGTGGACACCATGTACTCGCTGATGCTGCGGCATGGCAAAGAACCGCCGGAGTACACGACGTACCCGGACGCCGTGACGCTGATCCTGCACTCGCCGGGCTTCGACGCCGAGTTCGTGCGCTTCGTGGCCCGCAAGCAGGAAGAAATGCAGACATTGTCGCTGGACATGCTGATCGTCCTCAGCGTGCTGGCACGCGAGGGCGAGGCCAAACGGGACGCCCTGGCCCGCGCGCTGCAACTCCCCGAAGACCGGACGCCGAGACTGCTGCGATCCATGGAGGAGCACGGCCTGATCGCGCGTTCCGGCGTGGGCCGGGGCATTTCGTATGCCCTGGGTGTCGATGTGCAGCGCGCCCTGAACCGATCCGTTGCTGAACCCACCCAGCCGGCATTGTCTCCACCGGCCGATCAGGCGGGCGAGCACGACCCGGCCCATTCCGTGCCCATGGTGCCCTCGGGGGCCAGTGGCCGCCAGAAGGCCCAGAACGTGGCCACAGGACGTCACGAAGGTGCTGGGCCGTCCAGGGCGGAAGTTAGGGCCATCGCTCTCGCCCTCGCGCGGGAACGCGGTCGGGTGCGGAATGTGGATCTCCGAGATGCCTGTGGCCTGAACACCCAGCAGGCCTGGCGGATGCTGCGCGGCCTGGTAAAAGATGGTCTGCTCCGCAAACTGGGCACGGGCACCCGCGACGCCGCATACGAACAGATCTGA
- a CDS encoding DUF3293 domain-containing protein, translating to MTGFHTTGAALRAAFEGTAYGPPGERFYLGQHDAGWAPPWAAGSRSWAIVTAWNPHGLRHPDSHNAEAARRLLVAWASPSFPVVNGEEPWAEEALLLPGACLRDAVTLGRRFRQAAIVFGVGRRTALVWLDGDLHLTRAWAIPALPYTGSS from the coding sequence CTGACCGGGTTCCACACGACTGGAGCAGCGCTGCGGGCCGCTTTCGAGGGCACGGCGTACGGCCCACCCGGAGAACGGTTTTACCTCGGGCAGCACGACGCCGGGTGGGCGCCCCCGTGGGCCGCCGGGAGCAGATCCTGGGCGATCGTAACGGCGTGGAATCCACACGGCCTCCGGCACCCGGACTCGCACAATGCCGAGGCGGCCCGGCGCCTGCTGGTCGCCTGGGCATCGCCGTCCTTTCCCGTGGTGAACGGGGAAGAACCGTGGGCCGAGGAGGCGCTCCTCCTGCCTGGCGCATGTCTGCGCGATGCCGTGACGCTCGGGCGGAGGTTCAGACAGGCGGCCATCGTCTTCGGTGTGGGTCGCCGGACAGCCCTCGTCTGGCTGGACGGTGACCTGCACCTGACCCGCGCCTGGGCCATCCCGGCCCTCCCCTATACTGGTTCCTCGTGA